The Oncorhynchus nerka isolate Pitt River linkage group LG13, Oner_Uvic_2.0, whole genome shotgun sequence sequence TCAGGATGCCAGGGCATGGGTCTCAGAAACAGGAGCTGAGCATCCAGGAAGGGCTGTATATCGGCGGCTCTGTAGGCCTGGACAAGCTCTACCTCCCCAGTGACCTGACTGGTTTCCGGGGGTGTATGGACGAGGCTGTCTTCAACGAGCACGATATGTTATCGTCGTTGAGACCTTACACAGGATTCAAGAGAGTCTATGAGGTTTATTTGGGCTGTAGTCCCCAGTTCTTCGCTAACGAGGAGGACCCTGTTAGTTTCTTTAGTTCTAGAGCGTATGTCTCCCTGCCACCCTGGAACGTCTCCCACGTCCAGCAGGAGGCTCTGTTTGAGTGTGTGGTTCACACCTCAGCTAAAGAGGGGATCATCCTGTATAACTCGGCCAGACAGGGGGGCTTTGTGGCAGTTGAGATCCAAGAGGGGTTGCCTGTAGCCCTTGTGGGTAAAGGAGGCACCAAAACAGAACTTCGCTCCCTTACCTTCGTCAATGACAGGAACTGGCATTCAATCAAACTGTTCTTCAGCCCCAAGACCCTCCAGCTGACAGTGGACAAGGAGACAGTAAAGACTAGCATCAGCTCTCGCTCCAAGGGACTACAGCTGAGGGGTTCTGTCTTTGTTGGGGGCATTGACGACAGCACGCGCACAGAAGTCCGGAAGATGGGTCTGGTGTCTGTGTCAGGGAAGAGGGTCAGAGGAGGCTCGTTCAAGGGCTGTCTGAAGGACATGAAAGTCAACGGGATGAAGATGGGTCTGCCCAATGCTGCTGTCACGAAAGATATCTCTGTGGGCTGCGGGCCAGAGAAAGAACCAGAGCCCTCGACCACGATGAGTCCAATGACTCTTCCGACTGTCCCCAAGTCCCACTTCGATCCCACTTCCGTCACCCCCACACCAGAATTCCCCATGTCCACTCTGGACAGGGGGCTGGACAAGAGGTACGGGATGAACTTCGTGCTGCTCAGGAACCTTGTGGTCCCGGAGGGAGGACGTGGATCTCTGGAATCCAAACACATCAAGGTTCTCCTGGACTTCAAGAAGCTCAGAATACGGCAGTCCCAGATCATGTTCCGGATCCAAGAGCAGCCGGTACTCGGTCAGATCAGACTGGATgtagaccaagaccaagaggagAACACCTTCAGCATGCTGGACCTGTGGTACGGCAAGGTGATGTACATCCACGGAGGATCAGAGAACCCAGAAGACTTCTTCACCTTCTCTATCTTCTCCAGCAGCAGGAAGGAGGTTCCTGACTACCTCAAAGGAACCAGGAGGTATCGCTACAACATCACAGTGATGCCCACCAACGACGCCCCAGAGCTCAGCCTGCCCCAGGGGAACCTTTTCATTCTGTTGGATAACTCTAGAAAACACCTGACCACGGAGGTGTTGAAGGCCACAGACATCGACAGCAACCACAGCAACCTAATCTTCTCCGTCCTGGGGAATCTGAACACTGACGCAGGTTACCTGGAGGTGGAAGACAACCCCGGTGTTGCAGTGACCACGTTCTCCCATTCTGACCTAAATCAAGGGAAGGTGAACTATGTCCACACTGGTGCGAGGAACTCCAGGATCGTCCTGAGGGTCAGTGATGGAGACAAGGTGAGCAATACGGTTGTGCTTAGGATCATGGCCATAGGGTTGGAGTATAAGATCGGCAACAACACCGGGCTTGAGATAATTCAGGGTGAGGTGTCTGTGATCAGTAACAAGCACCTGGCCGTTCAGACCAATGCTGTGAAGCAGGTGGTGGACATCCGATATGATGTTGTCGAGCCCCCTCAGTATGGTGACCTGCAGAGGCTTCATTCCAGCGGAGAATGGAAGCCGACTGGTTCCTTCTCCCAAAGGCTACTGGAGAAAGAACGCCTTCGGTACCTCAGCACTTTCCAAGAAATCCAGACAGCAAATGCTACGGATTACTTCAAATGCAAGGTCACTGTAGCTGGCAGGGTCGATACTGAACTGGTCTTTCCCATCACTGTGAAGTGGGTACATTATAACCTAGTAAGGAACGTAATGGCCGACATTGATAAAGTTCGGAAAGTGACGTTGGACTCGCAGTATCTTTATGCCACGGTGGACATGGTGACACTATCCGAGGATGATCTGCACTTCCGAGTTCTTTCCTCGCCGAAGAAAGGACAACTTCTGCTCGTTAACGAGTTACTGAAGAAAAACTCAACATTCAGCCAAAGGAATGTCACTGATCTAAAGGTACGATACGAACTGGTCGACAGACCGTACGAAGACACGAGCGACACTTTTAAATTCCATGTGTTCTCCAAACACGCTCAAACGCAAAGTTACAATTTCCAGATCTCAATAAAAGCCGATGTCAATAGCATATTTATAAGAAATGATGGACTTCTGattaaggagggagagagtaaacTCATCACAAAGGCCGAGTTGTTTGCAGAGACACTCAGCACCAAGGAGATGTACTACACTGTCACAAGTAGCCCCAAACACGGGAAGCTGCAACGCATCAACCTGTCCAACTCCAACACCAGTTACAACAGCATCCAAACGTTCAGCAATCAGGATCTCATGGAGGAGCGCGTCATGTTCATTCACGACGACACAGAGACCACTCAGGACCAGTTCACATTCATAGCCTCCACTAGTCAGGAGTCCAAATCCTCCGTCACGGACGATGAGGTCGGCTCTAAAGAAGGGACGTTCAACATCTCCATCCAGTTAGTTAATGACGAGAAGCCAGTGCGCGTTGTCGATAAAGTTTTCCATGTGGTGAGGGATGGGCAGCGGTTGCTCACCCTGGACGATCTATGTTACCATGACGCAGACTCGGACTTCAGCGATGGGCAGTTGGTCTACACGCGACGGGGAATCCCGATGGGAGACCTGGTTCTGGTGAACGACACCTCTCACAGGTACTTTCTGTTTTGTTTTAgtacataataataatataatgtattagGACTGTCGATTAATCATAATAGTGTCTTAAAACTCTCCCTGAATTATCCACAAAGCTGTTTCATTTCATCatttaatcataataataatgataatagtaataataatatttaCAATATGTATTGTAAATTGTTCATATATAATTGAGTGACACTTTAAATAAACTTTCCTGAACTCTGACCTCCAGGCTGTTCCAGTTCACCCAGAAGGAGCTGGAAGAGAAGAGAGTTCTGTTCCTCCATCGAGGCGTGAGCTCTGGACGCTTCGTGCTCTTCGTGTCCGACAGGAAACACTTTGTCTCCACTCTGCTAGACGTCACTGCCGAAGACCCTTTCCTAAGACTCGGCAACAACACAGGTATGTGTGTATATTTTAGATATTATATACATTTGACAAATTAATTGTTACGTAAAGTGCATTTGGACTGGAGTTCCCAATGTATAGCGAGTATTGCTCAAGCTGTCCATTCATTTTTGCCTGTCTGAGAACAAGGACCACGATGGAAACAAGTCTGTTGACTTTATAGTGTTTTTTCCCCCTTGATGATTTTtaatgtgtgttgttgttgtactcACATGGCTACTCCACATCTTAATTTATCgagccatccctccctccctccctcctccctccctccctccatccattcatccatccatccatcctccatacctccctccatccattcatccctccatccatccaaccattcatccctcctccctccctccctccctccctccctccctccctccctccctccccctccctccctccctccatcccttaatccattctccctccatccatccattcatccctccatccatccatacctccctccttccatccatccatccatccatctatccatccatccattcattcatagGTCTGTTAGTCCAGAAGGGAAAGGAAGTGACCCTAACCACAGGTAACTTCAGCGTGCTCACGAACCTCGACATCCGAGACGACAGCGAGGTCACATACAAGGTGTCCGAGCCGCCTAGGAACGGCGGGCTGTATCGCCACGGCAACATCTCCATGAAGTCATTCACCCAGCGCGACCTGAAGAAGGGCCTTGTTTCGTATCGCCATGACGACAGAAAGGACCCGGGGGACTCTTTCAACGTGACGGTGAAGGTTAAAGGCATTTATCTGAACGCCAGAGTCAACGTTAAGGTTTACCTGGACAGCCATCAGAGGCCCCCTATCCTCCAGCACAACCACACTTTACTGGTGGAGGAGAGCAAGCCTGTGAAGATTGACCAGAGTAGACTGGAGGTATGCATGTTGAAATTATGAATATTTGAATGGATGGATGAAATTATGAAtgattggatggatggatgaaattATGAAtgattggatggatggatgaaattATGAAtgattggatggatggatgaaattATGAATGATtgattggatggatggatggattgatgaaTGAAATTATGAATGATTGGATGGATATGCCAGTGATTGATGTAGATTAGAATATATCAGTGTTCTGCTAAGCAGTATTTGTACATAGATAATGTGTTATTGTATATGTACTGTGTCAGTCCTGTTATTTTATATTTCTATAGGACGTTTCTATAGGATCCAAAGTGTATTGTAAATCCTGACCATATTTCCCCATGTCAAGTCAAGTGACACGTGAAACATGATGCCAAGTGACACACCAAACATCTCAGAGACTGTGCCCCAAATGGGGCACCCCATtccaaatatagtgcactactttatgaccaggggtggtcaaaagtagtgcactaaatagtgaatagggttccatttgggacactctCAGACTTCACAGTAAATAGGCTCTGTCTCTAGTCCCCAGCCTctaacgtctgtctgtctgtctgtctgtctgtctgtctgtctgtctgtctgtctgtctgtctgtctgtctgtctgtctgtctgtctgtctgtctgtctgtctcactgtctgtctgtctgtctgtctgtctgcctgcctgcctgcctgtctgtctgtctgtctgtctttctgtctgtctgcctgcctgtctgtctgtctgtctgtctgtctgtctgtctgtctgtctgtctgtctcactgtctgtctgcctgcctgcctgtctgtctgtctgtctgtctcactgtctgtctgtctcactgtctgtctgttccaggtCATCCACGAGGACAACATGCCGTCTGAGATTGTATTCACAGTGAAGGTGGCCCCGCTACACGGGTTCATCCGGCGCTTCGTGGAGGCTGAGGACGTTGGAACAGGACAGACCCCCGTCCAAACCTTCTCCCAGGAAGACGTAAACGCTGGCAACATCCAGTACATGCAGACAGCCCCCGGCCAGGTTGGACattactttttgttgttgttgctgttgttgtttgttgttgctgttgttgttgttgttgttgttgctgttgttgttgttgttgttgttgctgttgttgttgttgttgctgctgttgttgttgttgttgtgtacttTTGTTTCTCTATTTTAAGTTGAATGGAAAGAGATGGTAAAAGAGAAACAGGAAACTAAGGGCAGGTTGGCGTTTTTTGGCATGaatgttgttctggaggcagagTAGCTGGAACAGCCACAACGTCATAAAATATCATTTTaaacctaaatctaaccctacccttaactctaaccttaatcacaatgctaaccctaatgcctaagcCTAACTTTAAATTAAgaccacatttttatttttatgaatttCTGAAATCTAGCctattttgactttgcagctggtccATCTACACTGGCGTAACGCAGTTTCTCTGGACCCTACGCAAGGTCAGAGTTCAAATGCATTAGCCAGACAGCCACTCACTCAAAGTATAGACTACCGATTGCTGCCCATGGTGCTGAAATCAGGACATGTCTATGCGGCTGCCTATCGAATCGATGATAGGCTTTCTGTGGTGCCaggacatgtagcctatagcattGCTTTAGCTAATGGATAACTGTTAATTGGTAGGCCTATTTAGACATCATTTCCTCctataaatcaatcaatcaaatgtatttataaagcctcttcgtacatcagctgatatctcaaagtgctgtacagaaacccagcctaaaacccccaaaacagcaagcaatgcaggtgtagaagcacggtggctaggaaaaactccctagaaaggccaaaaccaaggaagaaacctagagaggaaccaggctatgaggggtggccagtcctcttctggctgtgccgggtggagattataaacctagagaggaaccatgctatgaggggtggccagtcctcttctggctgtgccgggtggagattataaacctagagaggaaccaggctatgaggggtggccagtcctcttctgtctcactgtctgtctcaggtCGACTGGCATCACGTCTGGATGCCCATCGCGTGAGGCACAGTCTTTTCAGGGTTGGTTTTGAGAGGTGGTTCTCTAAAAGTTTCCATCCACTGAAAAACACATAAAGCATTTGCACTATGTCATAATAATGTCATAATATTTACTCATTTGcacacatttgcacacacacatttttttctattgtgttattgactgtacgtttgtttatcccatgtctgtctctgttgttgtttgtgtcgacactgctttgctttatcttgtccaggtcacagttgtaaatgagaacttgttctcaactggcctaccagttgagaacaagagagaaagaaagaattagagagaacatacttaaattcacacaggacaccggataagacaggagaagtactccagatatatcagactgaccctagccccccgacaacataaactattgcagcataaatactggaggctgagacaggagggggcaggagacactgtggccccatccgaggacacccccggacagggccaaacaggcaggatataaccccacccactttgccaaagcacggcccccacaccactagagggatatcttcaaaccgCCAACtgactaccctgagacaaggctgagtatagtccatgaagatctcccccacggtatgaacccaaggggggggggggggcaaccgggacaggaagatcacgtcagtgactcaacccactcaagtgacgcacccctcctagggacggtatgaaagagcagtagtaagccagtgactcaacccCCGTAATAGAGTcaaaggcagagaatcccagtgtcGCTGTTATGTCTGTTATTCTTGTCAGAACCTCTGTCTAAAAGTTAGCCTGTTTATCAAGATTGGAGGCAACCTTTTTTGACAATGGTTTGTTCATTTTTTCCCAGGTGTCATAAGTTACGCTTGAGTAACAGTACTCTTTTTGCGTTGTGAACAATCATCCACAAGGACTTCAGCATGTAGCACCAGCCACAGATGTATTAGCATGTAGCACCAGTCACAGATGTAGTAGCATGTAGCACCAGCCACAGATGTATTAGCATGTAGCACCAGTCACAGATGTAGTAGCATGTAGCACCAGTCACAGATGTATTAGCATGTATGACCAGTCACAAATGTATTAGCATGTAGCACCAGTCACAGATGTAGTAGCATGTAGCACCAGCCACAGATGTATTAGCATGTATGACCAGCCACAGATGTAGTAGCATGTATGACCAGTCACAGATGTATTAGCATGTATGACCAGTCACAGATGTATTAGCATGTAGCACCAGTCACAGATGTAGTAGCATGTAGCACCAGTCACAAATGTATTAGCATGTAGCACCAATCACAGATGTATTAGCATGTATGACCAGTCACAGATGTATTAGCATGTATGACCAGTCACAAATGTATTAGCATGTAGCACCAGTCACAGATGTAGTAGCATGTAGCACCAGCCACAGATGTATTAGCATGTATGACCAGTCACAGATGTAGTAGCATGTAGCACCAGTCACAGATGTAGTAGCATGTAGCACCAGTCACAGATGTAGTAGCATGTAGCACCATTCACAGATGTAGTAGCATGTAGCACCAGTCACAGATGTAGTAGCATGTAGCACCATTCCAAAATACATGAAATCCCCCAAAATACATGAAACCCCCTAGACACTATCCCCTGGACACTATACCCTAGAAACACTGTCCCCTagacactatcccctagagaGTCACTATCACCTAGACACTATCACCTTGAGACACTATCCCCTGGAGAGTCACTATCACCTagacactatcccctagagacactatcccctagagaGACCATATCTCCTAGACATCCCCTagagacactatcccctagacactagagacactatcccctagagacactatccccagagagagacactatCCAGTCagagacactatcccctagagacactatcccctagaCACTATCCCCACAGAGAGACACTATCCCCagacactatcccctagagacactatcccctagagaGACACTATCCCCagagacactatcccctagagaGACACCATCCCAGAGAGACACTATCCCCAGAGACACTATCCCTAGAGAGACACTATCCCCAGAGAGACACTATCCCCAAACACAGATCCCCTAGAGACACTATCCCCAAAAACACTATCCCCAAGAC is a genomic window containing:
- the LOC115115039 gene encoding chondroitin sulfate proteoglycan 4-like, giving the protein MENMEFPIRNSKKRCFYALLWSLVSQLTLGASFYGDGYVQLKAVESSNRNSLRLRFRTSSPHGLLFLAADHTDYLLLELNSGCLQVKLDLGSGECLLRSESSTQLNDLAWHTAELLHDRHNVTLTVDQHSHTSLRMPGHGSQKQELSIQEGLYIGGSVGLDKLYLPSDLTGFRGCMDEAVFNEHDMLSSLRPYTGFKRVYEVYLGCSPQFFANEEDPVSFFSSRAYVSLPPWNVSHVQQEALFECVVHTSAKEGIILYNSARQGGFVAVEIQEGLPVALVGKGGTKTELRSLTFVNDRNWHSIKLFFSPKTLQLTVDKETVKTSISSRSKGLQLRGSVFVGGIDDSTRTEVRKMGLVSVSGKRVRGGSFKGCLKDMKVNGMKMGLPNAAVTKDISVGCGPEKEPEPSTTMSPMTLPTVPKSHFDPTSVTPTPEFPMSTLDRGLDKRYGMNFVLLRNLVVPEGGRGSLESKHIKVLLDFKKLRIRQSQIMFRIQEQPVLGQIRLDVDQDQEENTFSMLDLWYGKVMYIHGGSENPEDFFTFSIFSSSRKEVPDYLKGTRRYRYNITVMPTNDAPELSLPQGNLFILLDNSRKHLTTEVLKATDIDSNHSNLIFSVLGNLNTDAGYLEVEDNPGVAVTTFSHSDLNQGKVNYVHTGARNSRIVLRVSDGDKVSNTVVLRIMAIGLEYKIGNNTGLEIIQGEVSVISNKHLAVQTNAVKQVVDIRYDVVEPPQYGDLQRLHSSGEWKPTGSFSQRLLEKERLRYLSTFQEIQTANATDYFKCKVTVAGRVDTELVFPITVKWVHYNLVRNVMADIDKVRKVTLDSQYLYATVDMVTLSEDDLHFRVLSSPKKGQLLLVNELLKKNSTFSQRNVTDLKVRYELVDRPYEDTSDTFKFHVFSKHAQTQSYNFQISIKADVNSIFIRNDGLLIKEGESKLITKAELFAETLSTKEMYYTVTSSPKHGKLQRINLSNSNTSYNSIQTFSNQDLMEERVMFIHDDTETTQDQFTFIASTSQESKSSVTDDEVGSKEGTFNISIQLVNDEKPVRVVDKVFHVVRDGQRLLTLDDLCYHDADSDFSDGQLVYTRRGIPMGDLVLVNDTSHRLFQFTQKELEEKRVLFLHRGVSSGRFVLFVSDRKHFVSTLLDVTAEDPFLRLGNNTGLLVQKGKEVTLTTGNFSVLTNLDIRDDSEVTYKVSEPPRNGGLYRHGNISMKSFTQRDLKKGLVSYRHDDRKDPGDSFNVTVKVKGIYLNARVNVKVYLDSHQRPPILQHNHTLLVEESKPVKIDQSRLEVIHEDNMPSEIVFTVKVAPLHGFIRRFVEAEDVGTGQTPVQTFSQEDVNAGNIQYMQTAPGQVNDTFLLDVSNGVTGVNNISMSVDIIAAHLIPLQVLNFTLREGGSKALTQEVLKVTNRHFSGLNFLYSLSEPPQNGHIEHSRYPGVPLRVFTRRQVEQGVIYYIHDSSETLEDNFTVVANDTGLRKQSSPCTVYIQVTAVNDQHPFITANRVLRVWERSVTEIRPENLDAQDEDTPPEELQVIVTPPNNGHLALKSAPTRPLLNCTLQHIHLGQLVFVHSGAMSGGFNFQVNDGVNFSPRQIFSITASTLVLSLENNQPLKVFPGSTTPITRDDLQAVTNDKRSNRTITFNVIRRPELGRLVTVLANNYTVDVSSFTQTMVDQGEVLYFQSFVESVRWSAMDSMTFSVFSPPVTLETQTFEMDISYENAGTDRKSLLLANTGAVVTVGDSVVIDESKLDASNLMFKLTTPQRNSHEVWFQVKSLPQHGVIVVGDRNLSVEKPNFSQRILNKYGITYRHDDSETRHDSFVFDTWLNPKGKPAQRPLDVSQVLEECFNITVVPINDQPPVLKTKTTTLSMVQGDIVALGLQNLNVKDLDNPSEDIQYTVVSKPNNGYLALGGSLNESVVSFTQAQINSGKVYFVHDGSQASGVFYFSISDGHHEPVYKLFNLELTEITISLVNNTGLTLKQGQTCVALTQGSLAAETNGKTTTIHYRITKLPRYGKILWLDNQDLRQFEQEDLRKGRVFYQMTSITSGQDSFEFTVFTLEANLTNQVVNITVKPLVRFGKGVRIPNGIVVKLNAGFLNATELASLTGNDPVFEVVSQPKYGKLARGKAKAGMKTEPVESFSFQDVKQERISIELNANMTEVQELNDSLVFVVKAENVPPAKGEFLFTVVPYDPSLVRRTESHVPTTSSPFSQSLNQTNQTTVFGIGTTLPSLSTSFLSTQRPSKTHQKFKGRNHWGNTNRNDSTGTTLGKPTMGRGEDLSEIPFMMTPVRVESYPQRTSNPLLVILPLLVLLLLVIILVVLFLLLRRNRKRKQKPLTLKPPPSPSTPPDYHNQPQRSVAAPTVTVTPLSPGDPGSPALDRLLPFGNRGSVSNSASLPDCALKAVNPESSDQLIRTPTPTLQQNQYWV